The Solanum pennellii chromosome 11, SPENNV200 sequence TACTCTTACCATTTTTTACTCGCTAAAAACTAGGCCGAAAGAATGAGTCATAGAAATGGCCGAGGATAATCAACAGATATCAGACATCtcaccaaaagaataaaaacAGAAAACACTCTCAAGCTGAAACTGAGAAAGGGGAGATGACCGAAATCCAATATCTGGCAcgacgtttttttttttttggggggggtgGGGGGGTGGGGGACGGGAATGAACAGGCAGAGAGAAGTGACGCCAACCAATCATCTAAGTTCCTCTTTCACGCTACTTGAAATGATCCTGCCTGATTATTGCAACAAATTCTGAATGCAAGCCGTCCTCTTTCTGCTTCCATATTTCTCCGTTGGCATGTATTAACCATGATATTTGAGGGGAAAGTTGTGCATACAAATCTGCaagtaatatatgatatttaaacTAATCAAAGATATGCCAAAAGCAACAAGTTTCTGGTTGCAAGAACTGCAACAAACAAGAATATATACATTCAGAATGTCTAGACTATGATAAGTCATCTTCATCAATTAATGCTCTGCCGACAGAAAGTGATACGCTATCTCCAGATCACCTCATAAACAGGAGAACAATGTCTTATTCCCTTTGAACGAGAGGCTATTTCCAATCAAAAAGCTGACTAATTCATTCTAAAGAAGCACTTGAGCTCCATAGCAACAAAGAGatttatcaagtttaaaagaGCATCTACTGAAGGAGACAAGTTTATCCACACCTATTACTACTTCATAACAAGAAAGAGTATCAAGTATCACCTATAACTTTTATCACAATAATCAGTATGCATAACCTTTTTGCCTTGTTGCACAAACTAGAATGATGAGGTACATTAATACCTGTACTAGGAGGAGGATCTGGATCTCTTGTACTATGAAGAACCATCGTACCAGAGAGCACAGTTAAAAAGCCACAAAGCGCTGAAATTATGTTGCTAGCACTTTGACCAGACCAATCCTGAGAGATTGATATGACATTAGAAATGAAAATGAGAGAAGGCTCCCTTGCATTTCGAACATAAACTTTCAGAATACCTTAAACATTATGGCACTGGCTAAAATTGTAAGTGATGTGAACATGGCATAATATATTGGAGAAACCACAGCTGTGTTAAATGTGTCCAATGCCTGCAAGAGCCAAATTCAGGCATTTGTCCAATTTACATTACAAGTCTAAGCCAAGATCCAATAACATGTAGTTCCATAGTAATCCCTGTAATATTAGCTCAAGCAATTGAACAAATGCCAATGAGTGTTGGTTCATAAGTTCTCCAATTACTATGTACTTGTAAAAAGAAATGGATCTTGGCTCTTACTCAACCTCAAAAGATAGCTCAAGAGATAACCCATGTGGTGAGAATAGTCCAAGCCATACTAAAGAGATCACTTCACACACTACCTCACGCCCAAGAATGGAGATCTAGTGCGTGGGCAATTTAATAAGGGGAGCGTTGAAAAATGCTCTTTTACCAATTGTTGGTTTTTAGCAAAGAAATTTCGGAAAACAACAGAGCAAGACTGAGAGGAAAATGCTGCAATGCCTATCAAAGGGAACTATTTTATTCAGCTTACTCTACATTTACGGGGAACTTGaaataaaaagagtaaaaatatgaTCATTATCCTAGCCTGGAGTATCTCCATAGACACTATCCCAGTTTATATGACatactttactttttatttagtCCCAAAAAAATGACACATTTCCTTATTTGACAAATGTTTAATGACATTATCAACATTTTACCCATGCCGAATCACAGGTATTTGGCAAAAAGTCCACAAAAGTGTATTCTTCTATTTAAAATCCACTTCTTTCAAGAGTGGTTTTGGAACATTGCAAAGTCTTCTAATATTGCATAAACTTTGTGCCAAGTCAAACTAATATCACATATATTGGGACAAAGGGAGTAACTAATTACTAGAAATTAAGGGTAGCTATCTAACAAACTTTAACTAGGATTTATTCAAAAACAACACAGTAAAACAAAGTTACTATAGTCCAAAAGCATAATTGTAATAGTACTCTCTGACTTCAAACATCACTGCATACTATAAGGAGAAATAGAAAGTCTACCTTATTTAAGTAATTTAGTTGAGTAATTATACATGTGACAGAAACCATCACAAACACCCAAGTTTGAAAATTTGCAGCTTGGTTTGAACCCTCCAATGTAAGCTTTATAGCTATACCGATAGCTTTGATGCTCATAACCTACAACAGagcaacaaacaaacaaacttaAATTGACTGCTACATGCAATTTTTACCAATTGTACTTCTGAGAAACTTAGAAGGACCAGTTCCTATATTTTCTTTACTTCTCAGGAGGaataattttatcatgtttCATTGGCAACAGAAGACTCTCTCTAAGTCAGTTCGGGAAAGAGAACTGCAATAGTAGCTCAATTAATACAGAAAAAATAAGAGAGGAACCAATTCATAAACTGTTATTTATCGAGTTCTTTAAGCAAAATACATGAGAGTATTATTCATAAGATAGTGAATTCGATCGATAAAGAAGTCATAAAAAAAACTCGACCTCGGACTAACAAAATGTGACTAGATAAAAGCTCATCTCAACTAGCAACTTAGACTTATTTAAAATTCATGTAAAAgacaaaaactaataaaataaagtaatggcACTGCAATCTTTTATTGAGTTACACACCTACTAGTCATGGAAAAACAATAGCAACGCTGGATGCCTTATAAATTATAACAGATCAAAGTATAGTCATTCACTCATTTGTACAAGCATAGCTGCAGGAAAAGACATCTACTGGCATGCGAACACGTTACAGCACCCTAAAGCTCTGGAGTAAAATCTCAAGTTCCATACATTCATTTATACCTAAATGAGAAGTTTTCTTTTACTTCAGTGACAACTAGCAACGGATCAAGGACCCAGGAGCAGTTTGACTCTTAACAACTTAAAAAATATGATCCATTTAGTGGTCAAATTATGCTATTCCAACACCAAGTAGAAAGGTAGAATTTGGATAACGTTAAGTTTAAAAGATGAGGCGTTTTGCAAACTGTTAATTTAGCTACAAGGTTAACTCAGTCAGGCCAGAGCTACAAACTAAAGCACGGTTGTGACACATGTTTCTTCCCTTCCTTCCTTCTCTTTCTTCACTGTAGGGATATAGATCAATACAATAGAGGCACTAACCGTCAAGGACCCAATGATGGAGCAAACACCAATATAGACCATAATATTTGTCCGACCATAGCGAGGCTCACAATACAAGACTAGCACCAATGTTATTGCAACTGCTGATGCAGTGTACAAAAGAAAAGCTGCAAAACAAAGAGTGGAACATCAAAACAAGGACATATCAGCAAGGCAAATAAGAACGATATTCAAGGAAATACAGCACAGTACATCAGCACACCTGGTTGTGtagctaatgcccatatctcATCCACTGAATTGAGATCATGTTCACGAGGTGCATGAAGAACGATGACAACGGAACCTACTATACATAAAAGACATCCTAATACTCCCAGTTTCTTCAATTTTTCCTTCAGTATGAAATGTGCTAGAACAGCACTGCAGCAAAGCGCCAAATGATATGCAAGAAAACCGAATAAGCCATTGCCCAGAAAATGATAAGGTAAAGTGGAAAATTTACCTCACAATTATACTTAAAGCGCCAAGTGGTGTCACAAGAACTGCTGGCGCATAAATGTAAGCCACGAAATTTGCAAATTCTCCAACAATCACTGCAAGGATTTACGGTGAACATTGCACTCTATATTAGAATAACAAATTCAGGAACATATTCTCTGACATTTAAGAAGCAATTCAAGACTTACTAGTTACCATCCCAATCCACCAAAGAGGCTCCCGTAGATAACCATATCTGCCCGAGCCTTCAGcaagaaacaaatattttatagtCAAATAGACAGAGCAACAGAGTTCATATAAACAGCTTTCAAACAAAACTTCTATTTAATGCTGATACAGAAAAGCATCTTCTAAACTTTACAAGATGTACCCGATGTTCTACTTTTAATGTGTAAACTAGCTGATAAATTACAATGTCAAGGAAATTCATTCAGCTTATTACAGTGCagaatgatttaaaaaaatccaCTACACTGATCATTTTCAGTTCTTAAAGTCAAGATCCATTTATTATGTCTTGAGCTCATTTCTTCTCTGTAATACATGTATTAGTACTACCTAATACAGCAGTCTGTGTTTATTCGGAAATGATAGATCAAATAATTTGGAATTACCAACAATCATTTAGCGAAGCAGAAGCATCAGTGCATATATTTAAATTGTTGACCCATTCTACAAACTATCAAAGGTATCAAAGGTATTAAGTTTAAATAGGTGCTGCTGGAGTCGCTCTGATTGCTAAAATAATGTCATTAGTCCTAGATAACTGCCACCAAAACACTAGGCAGCTGACTGGTCAACATTCAGAAGAATAggaattatttttcaaatacttCTCCAAGATTATTCAAGGACTACTTACTTGCATGATAAGTATGAAGTTTAAATTCCAATATAAGTAACTTGACATTCATTTTCCCAGAAATGTACACCCAATACTTCCCTTTTGGAGAGAAGTGCAAATTCCATTCCTTGAGTTCCAGAACAAGTTTTC is a genomic window containing:
- the LOC107004964 gene encoding probable magnesium transporter NIPA6 produces the protein MYSANWTGFGLAVASSAFIGSSFIIKKKGLQKAGASGTRASSGRYGYLREPLWWIGMVTMIVGEFANFVAYIYAPAVLVTPLGALSIIVSAVLAHFILKEKLKKLGVLGCLLCIVGSVVIVLHAPREHDLNSVDEIWALATQPAFLLYTASAVAITLVLVLYCEPRYGRTNIMVYIGVCSIIGSLTVMSIKAIGIAIKLTLEGSNQAANFQTWVFVMVSVTCIITQLNYLNKALDTFNTAVVSPIYYAMFTSLTILASAIMFKDWSGQSASNIISALCGFLTVLSGTMVLHSTRDPDPPPSTDLYAQLSPQISWLIHANGEIWKQKEDGLHSEFVAIIRQDHFK